The stretch of DNA TGCGCGTGCGGTGGTGGCCCGGGCCCGGAGCAAGGGGTCCACCCTGGTCGTCACGGACGGGCACTGGGACGGCGCGGAGATGCGGCTGGAGGCGCGGGTACACGGTTATGCCGGGCTGGGCAACGGATCTCAGGACCGGGGCTGCGGACGATTGCGATCCCTCAGCCTGGCGGTGTGCGCCCGGGGACGGTCGTTCCAGCCGCGCACCACCCGGCTGGACGTGCGGTCGGCGCAGGGCCGGGTGGAATGGGTGAGCACCCCGGAACCGGTGGTGTCCCTCGACGGCGGTCCCGTCCCCGAGGGGGCGGAGGTGGTGGGCCTGTGAGCCGGGTTCTGGCGCTGTGGTGCCCCGACTGGCCCGCGGTCGCGGCGGCCGCCGCCACGGACCTCCCACCCACCCATCCGGTGGCGGTGACGTCGGGCAACCGGGTGATCGCCTGCTCGGCGCCGGCCCGCGCGGACGGGGTGCGCCGAGGTCTGCGCCGCCGCGAGTCCCAGGCCCGGTGCCCCCGGTTGTACGTGGTGGCAGCCGATCCCGACCGCGACGCGCGGCTGTTCGAGCCGGTCGCCTCGGCCGTCGACGCGGTGGCGCCCGGCGTCGAGGTGCTGCGGCCCGGTCTGGTGGTGCTGTCCGCTCGCGGCGTCGCCCGGTATTTCGGTTCGGAGGAAGCCGCTGCGGAACGGCTGGTGGACCAGGTGTCGGCGGTGGGGGTGGAGTGCCAGGTCGGTATCGCCGATCAACTGTCCACGGCCGTGATCGCCGCGCGCAGAGCAACTCTCGTGCCACCCGGTGAGGGGGCGGCCTTCCTGGCGCCGCTCCCGATGCGGGAGTTGGCCGCGGAGCCGAGTCTCGCGGCGCCCCATCGCGGAGAGCTGGTCGATCTGCTGCACCGGCTCGGGTTGCGCACGATCGGCAGTTTCGCCGCGTTGTCGGCGGGCGATGTGGCTTCGCGGTTCGGAACCGATGCGGTGCTGGCGCATCGGGCCGCGCGGGGTGCGCCGGAGCGTCCCCCGTCCGGGCGGTCGCTGCCTCCGGACCTGGAGGTCGAGGAACGGTGCGATCCCGTCATCGAACGGGTCGACGCCGCCGCCTTCGCGGGACGGGCGTTGGCGGAGAAGCTTCATCGCACGCTGTCGGACGCCGCGGTGGCCTGCACCCGGCTGTCGATCTCGGCGAGCACCGGCAACGGTGAACAACTGTCCCGGATCTGGAGGTGCGCGGAGCCGCTGACCCCCGAGGCGACGGCGGACCGGGTGCGGTGGCAGCTGGACGGGTGGCTGACCGGGCGCAGCGAGAAGCGGCCCACCGCCGGTATCGCCGTCCTGCGGCTCGAACCGGTGGAAGTGGTGGCGGCGGGCGCCCTGCAACTGGGGCTGTGGGGTGGGGTCGGCGACCAGGACGAACGGGCCCGGCGGGCCCTGGTGCGGGTGCAGGGCCTGCTCGGCGGGGAAGCCGTGCAGGTGGGGGTCCTCAGCGGTGGGCGGGGACCGGCGGAGCGCATCACGTTGCTGCCGTTGGGCGACGAGTTGATTCCTCGCAACGATCCGTCGGAGCCGTGGCCGGGCACCTTGCCGGAACCGGCGCCCGCCGCGGTGCTGACCGCGTATCCGGAGGTGTGGATGTCGGACGAGCGGGGTATTGCCGTGACGGTCACGGAACGTGGTGTGTTCAGCGCGCCTCCCGCGCGGCTGCGGTGGGGGAGTCGAGAGTGGGCGGTGTGCGGATGGGCCGGACCGTGGCCGGTGGACGAGCGGTGGTGGGACCCTCCGGCGGCGCGGACGGCGGCCCGGGCGCAGGTGCTGCTGGAGGAGTCGCGGGCGCTGCTGGTGATCTGCACGGCGGGCCGCTGGTCGGTGGAGGGAATCTATGAGTGACACCGGGGCCGTCGGGTGTCGTCCTTGCGGACCCACCGTCCGAAATGCTTTGCTGTGCAGAGGGTCGCGTGCCGGTGGCGGACAGCGTCAGGCATGGAGGCCGGCCACAGACGCATCGTCGGCTCGTGGCATACCTCGAAAGGGTCGACTGTGACCATTTCTTTCAACCACACCATCGTCGCCGCGAAGGACAAGCAGGAGTCGGCGACCTTCTTCACCACGCTGTTCGGACTGCCGGACGCCGTGCCCGCCGGCCATTTCCTCGCGGTGGCCCTCGACAACGGGGTGTCCCTCGACTTCGCGGAACCGCCGATCGAATTCCAGCCGCAGCACTACGCGTTCCTCGTCGGGGAGGACGACTTCGACCGGATCTACGGCCTGATCGTCGAGTGGGGTCTCGACCACTGGGCGGATCCGCGGCAGACGCTGCCGGGCACCATCAACACCAACGACGGCGGGAGGGGCGTCTACTTCCTCGACCCGTCCGGCCACTACCTGGAGATCATCACCCGCCCGTACGGGTCGGGCCGGTAGTCCGCGGCCGGGGTGCCGGTGCTCGCTAGTCTGGATTGTCGTGGACACGAGCAGGACGACCCCGACACGCGCCGGTATCGAGATCGCCTACCGGGACAGCGGCGGATCCTCGGACCCGGGGACGGTGCCGGTGGTCCTGGTGCACGG from Rhodococcus opacus B4 encodes:
- a CDS encoding DNA polymerase Y family protein, whose translation is MSRVLALWCPDWPAVAAAAATDLPPTHPVAVTSGNRVIACSAPARADGVRRGLRRRESQARCPRLYVVAADPDRDARLFEPVASAVDAVAPGVEVLRPGLVVLSARGVARYFGSEEAAAERLVDQVSAVGVECQVGIADQLSTAVIAARRATLVPPGEGAAFLAPLPMRELAAEPSLAAPHRGELVDLLHRLGLRTIGSFAALSAGDVASRFGTDAVLAHRAARGAPERPPSGRSLPPDLEVEERCDPVIERVDAAAFAGRALAEKLHRTLSDAAVACTRLSISASTGNGEQLSRIWRCAEPLTPEATADRVRWQLDGWLTGRSEKRPTAGIAVLRLEPVEVVAAGALQLGLWGGVGDQDERARRALVRVQGLLGGEAVQVGVLSGGRGPAERITLLPLGDELIPRNDPSEPWPGTLPEPAPAAVLTAYPEVWMSDERGIAVTVTERGVFSAPPARLRWGSREWAVCGWAGPWPVDERWWDPPAARTAARAQVLLEESRALLVICTAGRWSVEGIYE
- a CDS encoding VOC family protein, producing the protein MEAGHRRIVGSWHTSKGSTVTISFNHTIVAAKDKQESATFFTTLFGLPDAVPAGHFLAVALDNGVSLDFAEPPIEFQPQHYAFLVGEDDFDRIYGLIVEWGLDHWADPRQTLPGTINTNDGGRGVYFLDPSGHYLEIITRPYGSGR